From a single Carassius gibelio isolate Cgi1373 ecotype wild population from Czech Republic chromosome A18, carGib1.2-hapl.c, whole genome shotgun sequence genomic region:
- the cfap45 gene encoding cilia- and flagella-associated protein 45 encodes MPQSATSSCGKQSGSSAFTRRYRTRALTSHVDETLFGTLKQHSAGDMKDDPEWGSVRSRSRSAPAPKEPKTETVRIITKDLIRDLRIPNEDPSGQSVILSSAEFRRIVLESHVTSLEEKAAVLESQRQAREEAMDAAEQRKAQMRQADLSRQKNQNLSELEAEARDRAQYLLERANTLRMEQEDEVKKLNELIQEVQCHVVRDVQIQEKKLNSAEWLEEEKRLDAMMEVERRRALETQEQIEQLRKQQRINGKMCILDQIQMCLEEKMLQDELKEQEGQQLLENMERMQMEELKAIERRKEEQRNLLQEIQKINEENLLAKEQKKEEERLADLRAVEYTRKKLEREAEYEAEQIRIKKDKEKEVARLRALQERDRDHKAEQDEIRARRNQEAAGREWRRKEKEQTLRKLEVEEKLKATRLEQVTHKEHLLSIEAGRERAEFERVLRAQQELIEKERERERQRHQQIQRHAEAVRQQVREREMQAITQRRELFREGERLEEEARNRRARLDEIKEKKLMELKAAGLSDKYYKDVERKVRALPAV; translated from the exons ATG CCTCAAAGTGCCACTTCCTCCTGTGGAAAGCAGTCGGGCAGCAGTGCTTTCACTCGCCGCTATCGCACTCGAGCCCTCACCTCTCATGTGGACGAGACCCTCTTTGGGACACTAAAACAG CATTCTGCTGGTGATATGAAAGACGATCCTGAATGGGGGAGCGTGAGATCGAGGTCACGTTCTGCTCCTGCTCCCAAAGAGCCAAAGACAGAGACAGTGCGCATCATCACTAAAGACCTCATCAGGGACCTCAG AATCCCAAATGAGGACCCATCTGGGCAGTCTGTCATCCTCTCCTCGGCTGAGTTCAGGCGAATTGTGTTGGAATCTCATGTTACCAGTTTAGAAGAGAAGGCAGCTGTGCTGGAGTCCCAACGGCAAGCACGCGAGGAAGCCATG gATGCTGCAGAGCAGAGAAAAGCACAGATGCGTCAGGCGGACCTGTCTCGACAAAAGAACCAGAACCTCAGTGAGCTCGAGGCAGAGGCAAGGGACCGGGCTCAGTACCTGTTGGAACGGGCCAACACCCTGAGAATGGAACAAGAGGATGAAGTCAAGAAGCTCAATGAG TTAATTCAGGAAGTGCAGTGCCATGTTGTCCGGGACGTGCAGATACAGGAGAAGAAACTCAACAGTGCAGAGTGGTTGGAGGAAGAGAAGAGACTGGATGCCATGATGGAGGTGGAGCGTCGCCGGGCCTTAGAAACCCAGGAACAAATTGAACAGCTGCGAAAGCAGCAAAGGATAAA TGGGAAGATGTGTATCCTGGACCAGATCCAGATGTGTCTGGAGGAGAAAATGCTACAGGATGAGTTGAAGGAGCAGGAGGGTCAACAGTTGTTGGAAAACATGGAGAGGATGCAGATGGAGGAGCTCAAA GCCATTGAAAGGAGGAAGGAGGAGCAGAGGAATTTACTTCAAGAGATTCAGAAGATAAATGAAGAGAATTTGCTTGCTAAAGAGCAGAAAAAGGAAGAAGAGAGATTAGCAGATCTGCGAGCTGTAGAGTATACACGCAAGAAATTG GAACGAGAGGCAGAGTATGAAGCTGAGCAGATACGAAtaaagaaagacaaagagaagGAAGTGGCGCGACTGAGAGCTCTTCAAGAAAGGGACAGAGACCATAAAGCTGAGCAG GATGAGATCAGGGCACGGAGGAACCAAGAAGCGGCTGGAAGGGAAtggagaagaaaagagaaagagcagACTTTGAGAAAGCTGGAAGTGGAAGAGAAGCTAAAGGCTACTCGTTTGGAGCAAGTGACTCATAAGGAGCACTTGCTGTCCATTGAAGCTGGACGAGAGAGAGCAGAGTTTGAGAGGGTCCTGAG AGCACAACAGGAGCTCATTGAGAAAGAACGAGAAAGAGAGAGGCAACGGCATCAACAAATCCAAAGGCATGCTGAGGCCGTGAGGCAGCAGgtacgagagagagagatgcaggcCATCACCCAGCGAAGAGAGCTGTTCCGAGAGGGGGAGCGGCTGGAAGAGGAGGCACGCAATCGCAGAGCACGATTGGATGAGATTAAAGAAAAGAAGCTGATGGAACTCAA GGCAGCTGGGCTATCAGACAAGTACTACAAGGATGTGGAGCGTAAGGTTCGAGCCCTTCCAGCGGTTTAA